DNA from Deltaproteobacteria bacterium:
AACACGAGATTGTCACTCATGTCCCTCTGAGCGTCGGTATCGCTTTGCCCTTGTTTGTCATGTGGGACAATGAATGACGCGACATAGGCGTGAGGCGAATACGTAGCGCCCAGGTCTTTATATGGATTGTGTGTGTGCAGATCAAGATTGCGATCAAAAAAATTGCCTTCGTCCGGATCGTTAAAGTGGTTAGAGTCGTACAGGCGCAATGATGAGCTACTATTCTCTTCTGCAGCCTCTTTGAGCATAGACACAAGTGTTGCAATGCTCGTGTAGTGAACAACGACGTTTGGCTGTCCGACTTCGGCTTCGTCGAGCATATGAGGCTCTTCGACTTGAGCGCGCAACTCCCGCAGGACGTTTTCGAGATTGTGGGTTACGACGTTCGTGACGTAGTTCAATAAATTCTCAGGATCGCCCGCCAGTCGCCGTCCGGTTTCCACCGATGTTCTTAGGCTCGAGAGGTTGTCGTCTAGTTGGGTCATCGTTGCCACCTTGTAAACGCTTAAGGATGCTTCTCGTACGGCTTGAAAATACTGATTGGCAGTATAGCCTGGTAGCGACGTCTCGGGCAAGTCGGCTGACACAGGCACGTCGCGCAAGAGTCGCGCGGCGCTTCGGGTTTTCGTGTGGAAGGGGATCAACGGGTGAGGCCTTTGGGATAGAGGTTGAGGCCGCCGAAGTGGAAGTAAGATGGCGTTGCGGAAGCGCTGTCGGTTGCGGAAGCCACGGGCGGAGTATTTGAGCCACTGGACACGAGCGTTGAAGGACTCAGCCCGTGCGCTGGTGACGCCGCGGACGACTGCGGTGACGCTGCCATGAAGGTGGTTTTTGACCATGCGCGCGACACCTTTGACCGGTTCGAGGCGGCAGCGGATGGCAGAGCGGTACCAATCCAGCCAGGCCTTTTGCGCCCGG
Protein-coding regions in this window:
- a CDS encoding transposase, which produces MRESTLQTARAWAYKEHAMTLWRYRSCTRAQKAWLDWYRSAIRCRLEPVKGVARMVKNHLHGSVTAVVRGVTSARAESFNARVQWLKYSARGFRNRQRFRNAILLPLRRPQPLSQRPHPLIPFHTKTRSAARLLRDVPVSADLPETSLPGYTANQYFQAVREASLSVYKVATMTQLDDNLSSLRTSVETGRRLAGDPENLLNYVTNVVTHNLENVLRELRAQVEEPHMLDEAEVGQPNVVVHYTSIATLVSMLKEAAEENSSSSLRLYDSNHFNDPDEGNFFDRNLDLHTHNPYKDLGATYSPHAYVASFIVPHDKQGQSDTDAQRDMSDNLVFWRTYGREGMGCSLTLVVPKHELRKVLYDRDAVRRTSSLLAPVLDSVDECLRPLFGLSSTADVQQQFQRTIARHIDKIRYLYKSKAYDYERECRLVIPEIDAQEDRVFFQYEEREDTTARIRHYYQVEALKVQNMFVTGSWITLGPRVPKPNNVRYYLESLLRKVGRSYGPKFRISSIPYQAS